From Coturnix japonica isolate 7356 chromosome 1, Coturnix japonica 2.1, whole genome shotgun sequence, the proteins below share one genomic window:
- the RINT1 gene encoding RAD50-interacting protein 1 isoform X2, with protein MTNNVPEAASTLASMAELDIKLQESSCSHLLSFVRSTVKFWHKILKDKLSSDFEEVLTQLRWPFVGPPQSQAFGLTAPANASDVYNNLEVLFCQLLKLQTSDELLTKPKQLPEKYSLPPSPPVILPIQIMLNPLQKRFRYHFTGNKPTNVLSKPEWYLTQVLMWIGNHAKFLDDKIQPILDKAGSPVNAGLEFSRALVMLILEKLATDIPFVLYDDTLFCHLVDEVLLFERELFSVHGYLSSFPSCMHILSEESCFQRWLTVEKKFALQKMDSMLSSEAAWVSQYKDISDVDEMKVPDCAETFMTLLLVITDRYKNLPTASRKLQFLGLQKELVDDFRIRLTQVMKEESRDSLGFRYCAILNAVNYIATVLADWADNVFFLQLQQAELEVCAESDAVSQLQLGQLASMESSVFDEMINLLERLKHDMLSRQVYHVFKEVTDAAKLYKKERWLSLPSQAEQAVMSLSSTACPMLLTLRDRLLQLEQQLCHSLFKIFWQMLAEKVDTYIYQEIIMANHFNEGGAAQLQFDMSRNLFPLFSHYCKRPENYFKHIKEACIILNLNVGSALLLKEVLQSASENEAPLQPNQPSATAALNELGVYKLAQQDVEILLNLRAIWPNAGK; from the exons ATGACCAACAATGTTCCGGAGGCAGCCAGTACTCTAGCGTCTATGGCAGAACTGGATATTAAACTTCAGGAGTCATCTTGTTCTCATCTTCTTTCGTTTGTGAGATCCACTGTTAAATTTTGGCATAAAATTCTTAAGGACAAGTTGTCAAG TGACTTTGAAGAAGTGCTGACCCAGCTTCGTTGGCCATTTGTGGGGCCACCGCAGTCTCAGGCGTTTGGCCTTACTGCGCCAGCCAACGCTTCTGATGTTTACAACAATTTAGAGGTTTTGTTCTGCCAGCTTCTGAAATTGCAAACATC AGATGAGCTGTTAACCAAACCCAAACAGCTGCCAGAAAAGTACTCCTTACCTCCATCACCACCTGTTATCCTCCCAATACAGATCATGCTGAATCCTCTGCAGAAAAGATTCCGCTACCATTTCACTGGAAATAAACCAACCAATGTTTTAAGCAAg ccTGAGTGGTATTTGACACAAGTGCTCATGTGGATTGGAAATCACGCCAAGTTCCTTGATGACAAAATCCAGCCAATATTGGACAAGGCAGGATCGCCAGTGAATGCTGGG ctTGAATTCTCTCGTGCTCTGGTAATGCTGATTTTGGAGAAGCTGGCTACTGATATTCCATTTGTGTTATATGACGACACTCTCTTTTGTCACCTTGTGGATGAGGTACTTCTGTTTGAGAGAGAGCTATTCAGTGTTCATGGTTATCTCAGCAGCTTTCCCAGTTGCATGCATATTCTCTCAGAAGAGTCCTGCTTCCAGAGATGGCtgacagtggaaaagaaat TTGCTCTTCAGAAAATGGACTCTATGCTTTCATCAGAGGCTGCATGGGTATCACAGTACAAAGATATCAGTGATGTGGATGAGATGAAGGTCCCAGACTGTGCAGAAACTTTTATGACTCTGCTGTTAGTTATAACAG ACAGGTATAAGAATCTTCCAACGGCTTCCAGAAAACTGCAGTTCCTGGGGCTACAGAAAGAGTTAGTTGATGATTTTAGGATACGATTAACTCAAGTAATGAAGGAAGAGAGTAGAGATTCTTTAGGCTTCAGATACTGTGCGATCCTCAATGCCGTTAACTACATAGCAACTGTGCTGGCTGACTGGGCAGACAATGTA TTCTTCTTGCAGCTACAGCAGGCTGAACTGGAGGTCTGTGCAGAAAGCGATGCTGtcagccagctgcagctggggcagcTGGCTTCAATGGAGAGCTCTGTCTTTGATGAAATGATCAACCTCCTGGAACGCCTGAAACACGATATGTTGAGTCGTCAAGTGTACCACGTCTTCAAAGAGGTCACAGATGCTGCAAAGCTGTACAAAAAAGAGAG GTGGTTATCTTTACCATCTCAAGCAGAGCAGGCGGTAATGTCTTTGTCAAGCACAGCTTGCCCAATGTTGTTGACTCTACGGGACCGATTGCTTCAACTagaacagcagctctgtcaCTCTCTGTTTAAGATATTCTGGCAAATGCTCGCAGAGAAAGTGGACACTTACATATATCAGGAG ATAATCATGGCGAATCATTTCAACgaaggaggagcagcacagcttcagTTTGACATGAGcagaaatctttttcctttgttttcacaCTACTGTAAGAGGCCAGAAAACTACTTCAAGCA CATCAAAGAAGCCTGCATTATCCTGAATCTGAATGTTGGTTCTGCCTTGCTTCTGAAGGAAGTACTGCAGTCAGCCTCAGAAAACGAAGCACCGTTACAACCAAACCAGCCATCAGCAACAGCAGCGTTAAATGAACTGGGGGTTTACAAATTAGCACAACAGGATGTTGAGATTCTTCTCAATTTGAGAGCTATTTGGCCAAATGCAGGCAAATAA
- the EFCAB10 gene encoding EF-hand calcium-binding domain-containing protein 10: MAAGEQQSRDYLERHGLPALFHRLAALLLYHRPERPRQFLIQTLEAVRAARRGGAAMPAVLDEADVETMFRMMDAAGRGFVTGRQCRAALETLGLSTAELRVWDEEEIGLATFKEEMLKTLLEGWTV; the protein is encoded by the exons ATGGCGGCGGGCGAGCAGCAGAGCCGCGACTACCTGGAGCGGCACGGGCTGCCCGCGCTGTTTCACCGCCTCGCCGCGCTGCTGCTGTACCACCGGCCCG AGCGGCCGCGGCAGTTCCTGATCCAGACGCTGGAAGCGGTGCGAGCGGCGAGGCGCGGCGGGGCGGCCATGCCGGCAGTGCTGGACGAGGCGGATGTGGAGACCATGTTCCGCATGATGGACGCCGCGGGGCGCGGCTTCGTCACGGGCCGGCAGTGCCGAGCAG CTCTTGAGACGCTGGGGCTGAGCACGGCGGAGCTGCGCGTCTGGGACGAGGAGGAGATCGGACTGGCCACGTTCAAGGAAGAGAT GCTGAAAACACTGCTGGAAGGCTGGACCGTGTAG